The sequence below is a genomic window from Streptococcus pantholopis.
TATCTTAATAAAGGAGGATTCTCATGAAACACTTAAAACAAATTATCCCTTCTGCCTTTATCGGCGTAGGAATTGGTACGTTTGTCAACTTTATGTTCGTCCTTGTAACTGGCAGTGATTTCAGCTTTGGACTTCCTGCTTTCATTGAGCAGTTTCATTCTGAAACTCTTGCTGCGGGTCTGCAGATTTGCATCTTTGCATTGTTAGGTATCAGTCAAGGATTAGCCAGCAATGTATTTAAACATGCTCACTATAAGCAAAATCTTTTAGCAATAAGCATCCTGCATTATCTGCTTATTGTCTTTCCTCTTCTCACGGCAGCTTGGTATTTGCGATGGTTTTCAGCTTCCTGGCTAGCTTTCCTTGCTCTGCTGCTCAGTGTCAGCTTTACTTACCTGCTTGTCTATATTTTCAACTATCTGTTAATAAGAAAAGATATCCTTGCCATTAATCAAGAATTACGGGAAAACAATGACACCTGATTATGGCTAGGCTCACAAAATAACTGCCGTTAATCCTTTCATAAGAGAAGTGAAATTCAAAAAGCCCATAAACCTGCAGGCAGGAATAATTCCTGCTAAAGCAAATTTATGGGCTTCTAACTGACTATCTGCTTACAGAGCCGCACGAAGACGGGCTTCTGTATTTTCTACATTGCGAATAGAGCGTGGCAGAAAGGCACGAATATCATCTTCTTTATAACCTACCTGAAGTCGCTTATCATCAATTAAAATCGGACTTTTAAGAATCCGCGGATTATTCTGAATCAAGTCAATCACTTCACTGACGCTTAAATCTTCGATATTGCAATTAAGAGCCTTAGCATAACGGTTCTTTGACGAAACAATGCTTTCAATCCCGTTTTCTGTTTTGGTCAGTATAGCTAAAATTTCTTCTTTAGTCAGTGGTTCTTTTCCTAAGTTCTGTTCTTTATAAGGAAGCTGATGAGCATTGAGCCAAGTCTTAGCTTTTTTACAGCTCGTACAACTTGAAATCGTATAAATTTTAATCATGTTCATTCTCTCTTTCTATCCCATGATAGGTACATTGTAACATAGTTTATTAGACAATACATAGGTCTTTGGACCTATTTTTAAAATGAAACATAAAATTAATATTTGACTTCTGATTCTAAACTGATCTTACAGACAGTAAGCGGTAAGAAGGTTTTACGAGGCAAAAAGCGCCGTTATCAGC
It includes:
- a CDS encoding DUF3021 domain-containing protein, coding for MKHLKQIIPSAFIGVGIGTFVNFMFVLVTGSDFSFGLPAFIEQFHSETLAAGLQICIFALLGISQGLASNVFKHAHYKQNLLAISILHYLLIVFPLLTAAWYLRWFSASWLAFLALLLSVSFTYLLVYIFNYLLIRKDILAINQELRENNDT
- the spx gene encoding transcriptional regulator Spx, coding for MIKIYTISSCTSCKKAKTWLNAHQLPYKEQNLGKEPLTKEEILAILTKTENGIESIVSSKNRYAKALNCNIEDLSVSEVIDLIQNNPRILKSPILIDDKRLQVGYKEDDIRAFLPRSIRNVENTEARLRAAL